The Oreochromis niloticus isolate F11D_XX linkage group LG15, O_niloticus_UMD_NMBU, whole genome shotgun sequence genome includes a region encoding these proteins:
- the LOC100707619 gene encoding dihydropyrimidinase-related protein 5 has protein sequence MAANMGSMRILIKGGKVVNDDFTQEADVYIENGIIQQVGKELMIPGGAKVIDASGKLVLPGGIDTSVHLQETFMNATIQDDFYSGTKAALMGGTTMVMGLVLPEQHCSLLDAYEKCRALADAKACCDYALHVGVTWWGAKVRNEMETLVREHGVNSFQMFMAYKDMMMLRDSELYQTLQTCKDIGAIARVHAENGELVAEGAKEALDLGISGPEGIEISRPEELESEATHRAITIANRARCPIYLVNVSSMSAGDMIAAAKMQGKVVHGETTVAHAVLNGMQYYHQDWAHAAAHVIIPPLRLDPNTPSYLMGLLGNDNLSVVASEHRPFSTKQRALGKEDFTKIPHGVPGVQDRMSVIWERGVVTGKMDENRFVAVTSSNAAKIYNLYPRKGRIIPGADADVVVWDPDATRTISVSTQVQGGDFNLYEGMRCHGVPLVTISRGRLVCENGVFMCAEGSGKFYPQRTFPDYLYKKMVQREKTQAYKGVDRDPYSGDVAKVANTMKKELGLGPIDGETPNKACGRVHSGVRDLHESSFSLSGSQVDDHIPKRSSARILAPPGGRSSGIW, from the exons ATGGCTGCTAACATGGGGTCCATGCGTATACTCATCAAGGGGGGAAAGGTGGTCAATGATGACTTCACCCAGGAAGCAGATGTCTACATTGAGAACGGCATCATACAGCAG GTTGGAAAGGAGCTGATGATACCAGGCGGGGCTAAGGTGATAGATGCCTCTGGAAAGCTGGTGTTGCCGGGCGGAATTGACACGAGTGTGCATCTGCAGGAGACCTTCATGAACGCCACCATCCAGGACGACTTCTACAGTGGGACCAAG GCGGCTCTGATGGGTGGTACCACCATGGTGATGGGTCTGGTTCTGCCTGAACAACACTGCTCCCTGCTGGACGCCTACGAGAAGTGCAGGGCTCTGGCCGATGCCAAGGCGTGCTGCGACTATGCTCTGCACGTCGGGGTGACCTGGTGGGGAGCAAAG GTACGTAATGAGATGGAGACCCTGGTGAGGGAACATGGAGTGAACTCCTTCCAGATGTTCATGGCCTACAAAGACATGATGATGCTGCGGGATTCAGAGCTCTACCAGACTCTGCAGACCTGTAAGGACATCGGTGCCATTGCCCGAGTCCACGCTGAGAATGGAGAGCTGGTGGCCGAG gGTGCCAAAGAGGCTCTGGATTTGGGCATCAGTGGGCCGGAGGGAATAGAGATCAGTCGACCTGAGGAG CTGGAGTCTGAGGCCACTCACAGAGCCATCACCATCGCCAACAgg GCTCGCTGCCCAATCTACCTGGTAAATGTGTCCAGTATGTCTGCTGGTGATATGATCGCTGCTGCTAAGATGCAGG GTAAGGTGGTCCACGGGGAGACTACAGTTGCTCACGCAGTGCTGAATGGGATGCAGTATTACCACCAGGATTGGGCTCATGCCGCTGCCCATGTCATCATCCCTCCGCTCCGTCTCGACCCAAACACACCCAGCTACCTCATGGGCCTGCTGGGCAA tgACAATCTGAGCGTGGTGGCATCAGAGCACCGTCCGTTCAGCACCAAACAGAGAGCTTTGGGCAAAGAGGACTTCACCAAGATCCCTCATGGAGTGCCTGGAGTCCAGGACAGGATGAGCGTCATTTGGGAGAGAGGGGTG GTTACAGGGAAAATGGATGAGAATCGTTTCGTGGCGGTGACGAGCTCCAATGCTGCAAAGATCTACAATCTGTACCCGCGCAAAGGCCGCATCATCCCCGGGGCTGACGCTGACGTGGTGGTCTGGGATCCAGATGCAACAAG gaCAATCTCTGTGAGCACTCAGGTGCAGGGCGGAGACTTCAACCTGTACGAAGGGATGCGTTGCCACGGCGTCCCTCTGGTCACCATCAGCCGGGGGCGTTTGGTGTGTGAGAACGGCGTGTTCATGTGCGCCGAGGGGTCCGGAAAGTTCTACCCGCAGCGCACTTTCCCCGACTACCTCTACAAGAAGATGGTGCAGAGGGAAAAG ACTCAGGCTTACAAAGGGGTGGACAGGGATCCATACTCTGGTGATGTGGCCAAGGTTGCAAACACCATGAAGAAGGAACTCGGTTTGGGCCCCATAGATGGAGAGACGCCCAACAAAGCCTGCGGTCGAGTGCACTCGGGAGTCCGAGACCTTCACGAGTCCTCTTTCAGCCTCTCAG gGTCTCAGGTTGACGACCACATCCCGAAGAGGTCCTCGGCTCGGATCCTGGCCCCTCCCGGCGGCCGCTCCAGTGGTATCTGGTAA